One part of the Parabacteroides distasonis ATCC 8503 genome encodes these proteins:
- a CDS encoding RNA polymerase sigma-70 factor yields MSTLSMKDYIIKNHELDKFKLLYLENAPRLIFYASKYVDSDTAEDLVHDIFIKIWQKKEIYSVEEGLKTYLFRSVQNACLDYLKHKSIEMTYADEVARRLKIEEIDYYNQSDAAELEKERLDSVYREIAKLPDRCREVFTLAYVDGKKSVEIAGMLNISQRTVEAQLYKGLKIIRNVLALLALVLFFR; encoded by the coding sequence ATGTCCACATTGAGCATGAAAGACTATATTATTAAGAACCATGAGTTGGATAAATTTAAATTATTATATCTGGAGAATGCCCCCAGACTGATCTTTTATGCCTCGAAATATGTGGATAGCGATACGGCGGAAGATTTAGTGCATGATATATTCATCAAGATCTGGCAAAAGAAAGAGATTTATTCCGTGGAAGAAGGCTTGAAGACATACCTATTCCGTTCCGTTCAAAATGCTTGCCTCGATTACCTAAAGCATAAATCAATAGAAATGACTTATGCGGATGAGGTTGCTCGTAGACTAAAGATAGAGGAGATAGATTATTATAATCAGTCGGATGCGGCGGAGCTGGAGAAAGAGCGTCTGGACTCCGTTTACCGGGAAATAGCCAAGTTACCGGACAGATGCCGAGAGGTTTTTACGTTGGCTTATGTGGACGGGAAGAAATCAGTGGAGATCGCAGGAATGCTAAATATCTCTCAACGTACGGTAGAGGCGCAACTCTATAAAGGATTGAAGATCATACGGAATGTGTTGGCGCTTCTGGCACTGGTTTTATTTTTTAGATGA
- a CDS encoding FecR family protein yields MESNNSIEELIIRYLQNEIQEDELRVLDAWIHESDANKAHFFELKGLFDTRKEVAFLNHYSVERSWERMAGKLDAISGVSVKSKVLGKQFWLSFLRYAAIIVIAMGIGVGMNQWISNRLYAGDMEYNEIVVEKGGRANTLLLSDGSKIILNASTRFKYPTSFNGDERVVHLEGEAYFEVAKNHSKPFIVKLKNQQITVLGTSFNIQAFNDDRFSVTTLLSGSILLESFDAQGRKMSSMKLKPNQQARSDNRTGSIFLSETDASISNAWVGGKYRFKDETLVSIVKRLENYYGVNIRLAHDSLRNIRYTGTFSLDQGIQEVLDIINSEKQFTFTKDGKDILISARSK; encoded by the coding sequence ATGGAATCTAATAATTCGATAGAAGAACTGATCATACGCTATTTGCAGAACGAGATTCAAGAGGATGAACTTCGAGTGTTGGATGCTTGGATTCATGAGAGTGACGCTAATAAAGCCCACTTCTTTGAGCTTAAGGGGCTTTTTGACACTCGGAAAGAAGTGGCGTTCTTGAACCATTATTCCGTGGAGCGTAGTTGGGAGCGAATGGCTGGAAAGCTGGATGCGATCTCTGGCGTATCTGTGAAATCCAAGGTCCTTGGCAAACAGTTCTGGCTTTCATTCTTGAGATATGCGGCGATTATCGTAATCGCTATGGGAATAGGTGTGGGTATGAATCAATGGATAAGCAATCGTTTATATGCCGGCGATATGGAATATAACGAGATCGTAGTGGAAAAAGGCGGACGTGCGAACACGCTATTGCTATCCGACGGCAGTAAGATCATACTCAATGCCTCCACCCGTTTTAAATACCCCACCTCTTTTAATGGAGATGAGCGTGTGGTTCATCTGGAGGGTGAGGCCTATTTCGAGGTTGCGAAGAATCATTCGAAACCTTTCATCGTAAAACTAAAGAACCAACAAATCACGGTACTCGGAACCTCATTCAATATACAGGCTTTCAACGATGATCGCTTTAGCGTCACCACCTTATTAAGTGGTAGTATCCTGTTGGAATCTTTTGACGCTCAAGGACGGAAAATGAGTAGCATGAAGCTAAAGCCGAATCAACAAGCCCGGTCGGATAACCGGACCGGCTCTATTTTCTTGTCAGAGACAGATGCCTCGATCTCGAACGCTTGGGTAGGAGGGAAATATCGTTTCAAGGATGAGACCTTAGTCTCTATCGTAAAACGTCTGGAGAATTACTATGGGGTAAATATCCGCTTGGCGCATGACAGTCTGCGGAACATCCGCTACACAGGAACCTTCTCCTTGGATCAAGGTATACAAGAGGTGCTAGATATTATTAACTCGGAGAAACAATTCACTTTCACGAAAGACGGAAAAGATATCCTGATATCGGCGAGGAGCAAATAA
- a CDS encoding TonB-dependent receptor yields the protein MEKVWNSDELLPKKIKSIMKITLLFLILGILHVSADTYAQKAQVTVEVKNGTFYDVVSEIEKQTEFMFFYKSEDIDNSKQVDIQVKNRQVTDVLNELLKNTNLTYRISGKHITILKKDAVQQQKKKISGIVTDPDGIPVIGANVVIKGTTVGTVTDLDGKFSLDAANNDILSFSYIGYAEQEIEVGNRTLFNVKLAEDYKALEEVVVVGYGTMLKRNLSTSVGSVDSEKLLERPNATNVFQGLAGKVAGVNIALNSGAPGGSPAIKIRGIGSLNSSNTPLYVVDGVVGVDPDQIDPNIVQSIDILKDATSSSIYGARGANGVVVITTKEGKKNTTNISYNTVLSAGTLARKVDVLNAEEALDVFKRAYEAQPGRIAPHLDPSNMFTHKNDLFNPDGTPKYDTDWQDAVTRTAFSHQHSLSFSGGSDKLTAVANVSYKDNQGIMLETYKRQLNAFINVGWDLKEWFHLQAMLNVGSSNARNSENAISRYTLEALPFLPVQYEDGTYSRKGDYPGAEDTENPVRILKERKNIDKNQYTLANVIGTFKITSWLKLTTSFSRQDGSYINSSYNPSTLFGYGDTQKGKAEKAHRNTMSWTNEDYLTFDKSWNKHNLNVVAGASWYYSKTEKSELGAENFFDDYFEYNNMGVGTVRSKVGSDYTDNKMNSYYARINYNFDNRYLLGASFREDGSSRFGLNNQYGFFPSFSAAWRVSNENFFENAKKVIDDMKVRLSYGTVGNAEIGDYASMARYENKRLPFGKDMTTIVTLKSMANPDLRWEKSRQLDAGIDLSFFNGRIEFMADYYHKITTDLLYELQLPSNSGYEKTMTNLGKIRNQGLEMSLNTRNIQSRDFLWTTSWNYTMNRSMVLDINDNIIGKWGGRIEEGHPLNALYGYVRLGTWGTDEAEEAAKYNKKPGDIKYWDKNGNGMKDGEDQDYIGNGAPKFEMNMTNTFSWKGFTFMFDLQWVYGNKLINFTRQLMGNRVTFSNAYADIPVNAWTPENQNTMVPSLRLPGDGYENDVDSWSCEPGSFLRLRNIGLKYDFSSRMLSAAHIKSLSLGFNVENAFLITNYSGSDPEVTSYDAVFEQGVDFYTYPKPRTYSFTLGVNF from the coding sequence ATGGAAAAAGTCTGGAATAGCGATGAGCTATTGCCTAAAAAAATTAAATCAATCATGAAGATCACATTGCTTTTTTTAATACTGGGTATATTGCATGTCTCGGCGGATACCTATGCGCAAAAAGCTCAAGTTACGGTAGAAGTAAAGAACGGGACGTTCTATGATGTCGTCTCGGAGATTGAGAAACAGACCGAGTTCATGTTTTTCTATAAGAGCGAGGATATCGATAATAGTAAGCAGGTGGATATACAGGTGAAGAATCGCCAAGTCACCGACGTGTTGAATGAGTTGTTGAAAAACACGAACTTGACCTACCGCATATCAGGTAAGCACATCACGATCTTGAAGAAAGACGCCGTACAGCAACAAAAGAAAAAGATCTCCGGTATCGTTACGGATCCGGATGGCATACCGGTTATCGGGGCCAATGTCGTGATAAAGGGTACGACGGTCGGTACGGTTACGGATCTGGATGGAAAGTTTAGCTTGGATGCGGCTAATAACGATATCCTGTCATTTTCCTATATCGGCTATGCGGAGCAAGAGATCGAGGTCGGGAATCGTACACTGTTTAACGTGAAGTTGGCCGAGGATTATAAGGCGCTTGAAGAGGTCGTTGTCGTTGGATATGGTACGATGTTGAAACGAAACTTGTCAACATCAGTGGGTTCCGTAGACTCGGAGAAGTTATTGGAGCGTCCGAATGCCACGAACGTATTCCAAGGATTGGCCGGAAAGGTGGCTGGTGTTAATATCGCCTTGAATTCTGGTGCGCCGGGTGGTAGTCCTGCGATAAAAATCCGTGGTATCGGTTCTTTGAATTCTTCTAATACACCGCTATATGTGGTCGATGGTGTGGTTGGCGTGGATCCGGACCAGATTGATCCGAATATTGTCCAGTCTATCGATATCTTGAAAGACGCTACTTCCTCTTCTATTTATGGTGCGAGAGGTGCGAATGGCGTTGTGGTGATAACAACAAAGGAAGGTAAGAAAAATACGACGAATATCTCGTATAATACAGTTCTGTCAGCAGGAACGTTAGCTCGTAAAGTCGATGTCTTAAATGCGGAAGAGGCTTTGGATGTATTCAAGCGTGCTTATGAGGCTCAACCGGGACGTATCGCTCCCCATCTGGATCCGAGCAATATGTTTACGCATAAGAATGACCTGTTCAATCCGGACGGGACTCCGAAATATGATACGGATTGGCAGGATGCCGTGACTCGTACGGCTTTTTCTCATCAGCATTCACTTAGTTTCTCTGGAGGAAGCGATAAGCTGACCGCTGTGGCGAATGTAAGTTACAAAGATAATCAAGGTATAATGTTGGAGACCTATAAACGTCAGTTAAACGCATTTATCAATGTCGGATGGGATTTGAAAGAATGGTTCCATTTACAGGCCATGTTGAATGTTGGATCTAGTAATGCCCGAAACTCGGAGAATGCGATCTCTCGGTATACATTGGAAGCATTACCGTTCCTTCCGGTTCAATATGAGGATGGTACCTATTCCCGTAAAGGAGATTATCCAGGTGCGGAAGATACGGAGAATCCCGTGAGGATTTTAAAGGAACGTAAGAATATCGATAAGAATCAGTACACGTTGGCTAACGTGATTGGTACGTTTAAGATTACCTCTTGGTTAAAGTTAACGACTAGCTTCAGCCGCCAGGATGGTTCTTATATCAATTCATCTTATAACCCGAGTACCTTATTCGGCTATGGAGATACTCAAAAGGGTAAAGCGGAGAAAGCACATCGAAATACGATGTCGTGGACGAATGAGGACTACTTGACTTTTGATAAAAGCTGGAATAAGCATAACTTGAATGTCGTAGCGGGAGCCAGTTGGTATTACTCAAAAACAGAGAAAAGCGAGCTAGGGGCCGAGAATTTCTTCGATGATTATTTTGAGTACAATAATATGGGAGTCGGCACCGTACGTTCTAAGGTTGGCTCAGACTATACGGATAATAAAATGAATTCTTACTATGCCCGTATCAACTATAATTTTGACAATCGTTACTTATTGGGCGCTTCTTTCCGTGAGGATGGTTCTTCTCGTTTTGGCTTGAATAACCAATATGGTTTCTTTCCTTCATTCTCGGCCGCTTGGCGTGTATCCAATGAGAATTTCTTCGAGAACGCAAAAAAGGTGATTGATGATATGAAAGTCCGTTTGAGCTACGGTACGGTGGGTAACGCGGAAATCGGTGATTATGCGTCTATGGCACGTTATGAGAATAAACGCCTTCCTTTTGGCAAGGATATGACGACGATCGTTACGTTGAAAAGTATGGCAAATCCGGATTTACGCTGGGAGAAATCCAGACAACTTGATGCGGGTATCGATTTGAGTTTCTTTAATGGGCGTATCGAGTTTATGGCGGATTATTATCATAAGATTACGACTGATTTATTGTATGAGCTACAATTGCCTTCTAACTCGGGATATGAGAAAACTATGACAAATCTGGGTAAGATCCGTAATCAAGGTCTTGAGATGAGCTTGAATACACGCAATATCCAAAGCCGTGATTTCTTATGGACTACCTCTTGGAATTATACGATGAACCGATCGATGGTACTGGATATAAATGATAATATCATTGGTAAATGGGGAGGACGTATTGAAGAGGGACATCCTTTAAATGCCCTTTACGGCTATGTTCGCCTAGGTACATGGGGAACCGATGAGGCGGAAGAAGCCGCTAAATATAATAAGAAACCCGGCGATATCAAGTATTGGGACAAAAATGGTAATGGAATGAAGGATGGTGAAGACCAAGACTATATCGGAAATGGCGCTCCTAAATTCGAGATGAATATGACAAATACATTCTCGTGGAAAGGCTTCACGTTTATGTTTGATTTACAATGGGTGTATGGTAATAAGTTGATTAACTTCACTCGCCAGTTGATGGGTAACCGTGTGACATTCTCCAATGCTTATGCGGACATTCCGGTGAACGCTTGGACGCCGGAAAACCAAAACACGATGGTGCCTAGCTTGCGCCTTCCGGGAGATGGATATGAGAATGACGTAGATTCTTGGAGTTGTGAGCCGGGTTCGTTCTTGCGTTTACGTAATATCGGCTTGAAATATGACTTTAGTTCCCGTATGCTTTCTGCCGCTCACATCAAGAGTTTATCCTTGGGATTCAATGTGGAGAATGCGTTCTTGATTACGAACTATTCTGGTAGTGATCCGGAGGTGACGAGTTATGATGCTGTATTTGAGCAAGGAGTGGATTTTTATACCTATCCCAAACCTCGTACGTATTCATTTACTTTAGGTGTTAATTTCTAA
- a CDS encoding RagB/SusD family nutrient uptake outer membrane protein gives MKNKAHVWMCGLLSATMAFTSCTNFLEEDPKTFLSPSEYYTTENQIKAAVDGTYDGLDDLLSSDLEIATVHLFNLEYLVGTSYRPRAAGNEQNQFLLLSGLEESNGIIRNFWKATFFPLENCNSVIQNVSATDIISESQKAKYLGEAYFLRAYYYFQGVQLFGDIPLKTEPTVDLNTVKIPRSPKEDIYNQIVEDLKKAEQSGLDWSDKTGHVSMGAIKTLLAKVYLTMAGYPLQKGNEYYQLAYEKAKEVIDSGAFSLFADYKDLRALENENSGEHIFMIQREAQDAGAPFHFGLLPYPEQPISITPAYGGGLAPRKEFYESYDDQDIRKRNEEFFYTSKPKYGDPETTITLDVPYLCKYWDENAESTGKSGANIPVYRYADVLLMCAEAKATLDGGSTSDATAVDAYFQVRHRALPDEARPTSITVDQVLKERAWELCYEFTGWYDMLRTHRAFDPVSKQMVDLFGYQAVNHTYPFKESDLVFPVPLREKELNPLLGEDVVR, from the coding sequence ATGAAAAATAAAGCGCATGTATGGATGTGTGGCTTGCTTTCGGCGACAATGGCTTTTACATCCTGTACGAATTTTTTAGAGGAAGACCCGAAAACCTTCTTGAGTCCTTCTGAATATTATACGACAGAGAACCAGATAAAGGCGGCTGTGGATGGCACTTATGACGGGCTTGATGATCTGTTGAGTTCCGACCTCGAGATTGCCACAGTTCACCTTTTTAACTTGGAATATCTTGTAGGTACTAGTTATCGTCCTCGTGCGGCCGGTAATGAGCAGAACCAGTTCTTGTTGCTTTCCGGTTTGGAAGAGAGTAACGGCATTATTCGTAACTTCTGGAAGGCTACTTTCTTTCCTTTGGAAAATTGTAATAGCGTGATTCAAAATGTTTCCGCTACGGATATTATTAGCGAGAGCCAGAAAGCGAAGTATCTGGGAGAGGCTTATTTCTTGCGGGCGTATTACTATTTTCAAGGGGTACAATTATTCGGGGATATCCCGTTGAAGACGGAACCTACGGTAGACTTGAATACGGTGAAGATTCCAAGGTCTCCTAAGGAAGATATTTATAACCAGATCGTGGAAGACTTGAAAAAGGCGGAGCAGTCCGGTTTGGATTGGAGTGATAAAACAGGCCATGTCTCTATGGGAGCGATCAAAACCCTTTTAGCCAAGGTTTATTTGACAATGGCAGGTTATCCGCTTCAAAAAGGAAATGAGTATTATCAATTGGCTTACGAGAAAGCCAAGGAGGTTATTGACAGTGGAGCCTTTAGCTTGTTCGCTGATTATAAGGATTTACGTGCGTTAGAGAACGAAAATAGTGGTGAGCATATTTTTATGATCCAGCGTGAGGCGCAAGATGCCGGGGCTCCTTTCCATTTTGGCCTTTTGCCTTATCCGGAACAACCGATTTCCATTACTCCGGCTTATGGGGGTGGTTTGGCTCCTCGTAAAGAGTTTTATGAAAGTTATGATGACCAAGATATTCGTAAACGGAATGAGGAGTTTTTCTATACTTCTAAACCCAAATATGGTGATCCGGAGACAACGATTACTTTGGATGTTCCTTATCTATGCAAATATTGGGATGAGAATGCGGAATCTACAGGAAAGAGCGGGGCGAATATCCCGGTTTACCGTTATGCGGATGTTCTATTAATGTGTGCGGAGGCAAAAGCTACCTTGGATGGAGGATCTACTTCTGACGCTACGGCGGTTGATGCTTATTTCCAAGTTCGTCACCGTGCGTTACCTGATGAGGCGAGACCAACTTCGATCACGGTTGATCAAGTATTGAAAGAGCGTGCGTGGGAACTCTGTTATGAGTTTACAGGATGGTATGATATGTTGCGTACTCACCGTGCGTTTGATCCGGTATCGAAGCAAATGGTTGATTTATTCGGCTATCAGGCGGTTAATCATACGTATCCGTTTAAAGAATCGGATTTGGTTTTCCCGGTACCTTTGCGTGAGAAAGAACTGAACCCTCTGCTCGGTGAGGATGTCGTTCGCTAA